One window of Novipirellula aureliae genomic DNA carries:
- a CDS encoding aldose epimerase family protein translates to MRIRTALPFLLLSTLVSLSSSELSHAEVAVEDFDSIKLYTLKNQSGMTVKLTNYGATITSIIVPDREGNMVDVALGYNRVEGYLNAVDKPYFGAIVGRYANRIAGGQFTLDGKTYTLATNNGENHLHGGITGFDKVVWNAKPMEGDGWSGIELNYKAKDMEEGYPGNLDVKVTYRLTNANELVIDYFATTDKKTPVNLTQHTYFNLKGEGEDTILDHELMINATKYTPVDQGLIPTGELHAVAGTPFDFTSPKPIGKEIDQENQQLQFGLGYDHNFVLDRSEQQEGEIALAAKVVEPQSGRVLEVRTTEPGVQFYSGNFLNGRLKGKSGKTYQHRGGFCLETQHYPDSPNQPSFPSTILNPGEEYRSTTTFKFTTQ, encoded by the coding sequence ATGAGAATACGAACTGCCCTACCGTTCCTTTTATTGTCGACGTTGGTGTCACTGTCCTCATCGGAACTCTCTCATGCTGAAGTGGCTGTAGAGGATTTCGACAGCATCAAACTCTACACTCTTAAGAACCAATCGGGCATGACCGTCAAACTGACCAATTACGGTGCCACGATTACGTCGATCATCGTCCCCGATCGTGAAGGCAACATGGTGGATGTTGCGCTCGGTTACAACCGAGTGGAAGGCTATCTCAATGCGGTCGACAAACCCTATTTCGGTGCAATCGTGGGTCGCTACGCAAACCGCATCGCAGGCGGTCAATTTACACTTGACGGAAAAACCTACACGTTGGCAACCAACAATGGCGAAAACCATTTGCACGGCGGGATCACCGGATTCGACAAAGTGGTTTGGAACGCGAAGCCGATGGAAGGCGATGGATGGTCAGGGATCGAACTAAATTACAAAGCGAAAGACATGGAAGAAGGCTATCCCGGAAACTTGGACGTCAAAGTAACCTACCGTTTGACCAATGCGAACGAATTGGTGATCGACTACTTCGCGACCACCGATAAAAAAACACCTGTCAATTTGACCCAGCACACTTACTTCAACCTAAAAGGAGAGGGCGAAGACACGATTTTGGATCATGAGTTGATGATCAATGCAACGAAGTACACGCCTGTTGATCAAGGGCTAATCCCAACGGGTGAACTTCACGCTGTCGCTGGCACACCTTTTGATTTCACCTCGCCCAAACCAATTGGCAAAGAAATTGACCAAGAGAATCAACAGCTGCAATTTGGGTTAGGCTATGACCACAATTTCGTGCTTGACCGTAGCGAACAACAAGAAGGTGAGATTGCTTTGGCCGCGAAGGTGGTCGAACCGCAAAGCGGGCGTGTGCTCGAAGTTCGCACGACCGAACCGGGCGTTCAATTCTATAGCGGCAATTTCTTAAATGGCCGACTGAAAGGCAAATCGGGCAAAACGTACCAACACCGAGGTGGGTTTTGCTTAGAGACACAGCATTACCCCGATAGCCCGAACCAGCCGAGTTTCCCATCGACAATCTTGAATCCTGGTGAAGAATACCGATCGACGACGACGTTCAAGTTCACGACGCAGTAG
- a CDS encoding UDP-N-acetylmuramate dehydrogenase, translated as MSFPEELDHLVRTDEPLAPLVWLGIGGPARYFAEPVDEQELSKVYKAADEAGMAIRILGGGSNVLVREAGFDGLVISLAAAATSELVIDGNRLTAGAGAKLSHAVIKSVGAGLGGLEHLVGIPGTVGGAVIGNASNGGRDIGSVVESITIIESDGSTRVISQEDAGFSHRKTTLVGMGILKTTFLLEPRDVSALTKRMQKLWIGRNSSRPSEQRRIAMPFVDPDGMPAKDLLQSCGLAGVREGDVSLDSAHPHYLIAHNEATSDQCLRLIERVREQVLLQTGVDLQLNLQIW; from the coding sequence ATGAGTTTCCCCGAAGAATTGGATCATCTTGTGCGCACAGACGAACCGCTCGCGCCATTGGTTTGGCTAGGTATCGGCGGCCCTGCACGCTATTTCGCTGAGCCGGTGGACGAACAGGAATTGTCGAAAGTCTATAAAGCTGCCGATGAGGCGGGAATGGCGATACGGATTCTCGGAGGCGGCAGTAACGTTTTGGTCCGAGAGGCAGGCTTTGATGGGCTGGTCATCTCGCTGGCTGCCGCAGCGACCAGCGAACTGGTTATTGATGGAAATCGGCTAACCGCCGGTGCCGGTGCCAAGCTATCGCACGCCGTCATCAAATCGGTGGGCGCGGGACTGGGGGGACTCGAGCATTTGGTTGGAATTCCAGGCACCGTCGGCGGAGCCGTAATCGGTAATGCCTCTAACGGCGGACGGGATATCGGATCGGTCGTCGAAAGCATTACGATTATCGAGAGTGACGGATCGACTCGAGTCATCAGCCAAGAAGACGCCGGATTCTCTCATCGCAAGACAACGCTTGTCGGCATGGGTATCCTGAAAACAACCTTCTTGCTCGAGCCGCGGGATGTTTCGGCATTGACCAAACGAATGCAAAAACTTTGGATTGGACGCAATTCGTCGCGTCCGAGTGAGCAACGCCGAATTGCTATGCCGTTTGTGGATCCCGATGGAATGCCAGCAAAAGATTTGTTGCAAAGTTGTGGTTTGGCAGGTGTTCGTGAAGGGGATGTCTCGCTCGATTCTGCACACCCGCACTACTTGATCGCCCATAATGAAGCGACCAGTGACCAATGTTTGCGTTTAATCGAGCGAGTGCGTGAACAAGTGCTACTTCAAACTGGGGTCGACTTGCAATTGAACCTGCAAATTTGGTAG
- a CDS encoding sigma 54-interacting transcriptional regulator, with the protein MILPHIPYSPKLTDSVSSDSVSNEQQNHASANQQGAYLVLQSAGRWSDVFRLSPPCEAVIGRASSNQIVVRSEQASRRHARIFWANSGWMIEDLGSRNGTFVAGSVVRDPRRLRSGDKIQIAGFAIFFTDRLGGGLGSSTGSDLGSHRGQDQATDQITMEIDADSITDRRRYSDYLRGCSQQRAVTGSLLKLAFALAQLNRLEDAVATVLDALESQLQLDTAGVYLGESVSLLEDAAPIASMGEIPLVGTRQSGVRSYRRPPETLIQNVANERGKALLARNVLGDKQLAAENSRGEIEVESIILAPICDHQDRVLGMIHLTTAGGIRPFDSEDLQWVVAAAEILAESLSRLADHDRLAKSLRRNRHRADVLQRQLSDKVRIVGKSDAIAEVTRKIALAAPTGATVLIRGESGVGKELVAAALHHTSDRSEGPLVCLNCAALSDSLLESELFGHEKGAFTGATERKRGKFEMADGGTLMLDEIGEMNSELQAKLLRVLEGHPFERVGGHEPIRVDVRVVAATNRDLQAMVGEGTFRQDLYYRLHVVEIFVPPLRARQHDCLLLATFFLDQFNRQMGRRVEGFTRSAQQKLLGYHWPGNIRELRNVVERAVVLNQKTVIDENDLVLSPAELGRPDTKGKPNQGDPLDLEISLAKLEQQHIERVLRYTDGNKSRASAILGIERSTLDRKRKKYAAEAND; encoded by the coding sequence TCGTTCGCAGCGAGCAAGCGAGCCGCCGACATGCTCGCATCTTCTGGGCGAATAGCGGTTGGATGATCGAGGATTTGGGGAGCCGAAACGGAACCTTCGTTGCTGGCAGCGTGGTCCGAGATCCTCGACGGTTGCGTAGCGGCGATAAAATCCAAATTGCTGGGTTTGCGATATTCTTTACCGATCGGCTCGGTGGCGGCTTGGGCAGCAGCACCGGTAGCGACCTGGGCAGCCACCGCGGGCAAGATCAGGCGACCGACCAAATCACGATGGAAATCGATGCCGATTCGATCACCGACCGGCGTCGCTACAGCGATTACTTGCGAGGATGTTCTCAGCAGCGAGCGGTCACCGGTAGCCTGCTAAAACTCGCTTTCGCTCTGGCTCAATTGAATCGCCTCGAGGATGCGGTTGCGACCGTCCTGGATGCCTTGGAATCTCAATTGCAACTCGACACCGCAGGCGTCTATTTGGGGGAAAGCGTTTCTTTGCTGGAGGATGCGGCACCGATTGCGAGCATGGGCGAAATTCCATTGGTGGGAACGCGGCAGAGTGGCGTCCGAAGTTATCGTCGTCCACCCGAAACGTTGATCCAAAATGTGGCAAACGAACGTGGAAAGGCATTGTTAGCCCGGAATGTGCTTGGCGACAAGCAATTGGCAGCTGAGAATAGTCGAGGCGAAATTGAAGTCGAGAGCATTATTTTGGCGCCGATTTGCGATCATCAAGATCGTGTTTTGGGAATGATCCACTTGACGACTGCTGGCGGGATTCGCCCATTTGATAGTGAGGATTTGCAATGGGTCGTGGCGGCTGCGGAAATTCTTGCGGAGTCGTTGTCGCGGCTCGCCGATCATGACCGGCTCGCTAAATCATTACGGCGAAACCGTCACCGTGCGGATGTGTTGCAGCGTCAGCTTAGCGATAAGGTTCGGATTGTTGGGAAAAGCGACGCCATCGCAGAGGTAACCCGCAAAATCGCCCTGGCTGCACCCACGGGGGCAACGGTGCTCATTCGTGGCGAATCAGGCGTTGGCAAGGAGTTGGTCGCCGCTGCGCTGCACCACACCAGCGACCGTAGCGAAGGTCCGCTCGTCTGTCTGAACTGTGCCGCACTGAGTGATTCACTCTTGGAAAGTGAGTTGTTTGGCCATGAAAAAGGGGCGTTTACCGGAGCGACAGAGCGTAAACGGGGCAAGTTTGAAATGGCGGACGGTGGGACATTGATGCTCGATGAGATCGGTGAAATGAATTCAGAATTGCAAGCCAAACTGCTTCGCGTTCTGGAGGGGCACCCGTTCGAACGGGTGGGGGGGCACGAGCCGATTCGGGTTGATGTCCGCGTGGTGGCTGCGACGAATCGCGATCTGCAGGCGATGGTTGGCGAGGGAACCTTTCGCCAAGATCTTTATTATCGGTTGCATGTCGTCGAGATTTTTGTACCGCCGCTGAGGGCTCGGCAGCACGATTGTCTGCTGCTGGCAACGTTTTTTCTCGATCAATTCAACCGACAAATGGGGCGTCGCGTCGAAGGGTTCACTCGATCAGCCCAGCAAAAATTGCTGGGATATCATTGGCCTGGCAACATCCGCGAACTCCGCAACGTGGTCGAGCGAGCCGTCGTGCTGAACCAGAAAACGGTAATCGACGAAAACGACTTGGTGCTTTCACCCGCCGAATTGGGGCGGCCAGACACGAAAGGCAAACCGAACCAAGGCGACCCACTAGACCTGGAAATCTCGCTCGCAAAGCTTGAACAACAGCATATTGAGCGAGTTTTGCGGTACACCGATGGGAATAAGAGCCGGGCCTCCGCGATCTTGGGCATCGAACGAAGCACGCTCGACCGGAAAAGGAAAAAGTACGCTGCCGAAGCGAATGACTAA